A segment of the Dermacentor andersoni chromosome 5, qqDerAnde1_hic_scaffold, whole genome shotgun sequence genome:
TTTTTTGTATAAcagtctctctctgtgtgtgtgttaccGTGGGCTCGCGCGCTCGTGTTTGTGTTGTGCGCGtgaatgcgtgcgtgcgtgcatgcgtgcgctaGCGCTGTGTTTGTTGTTGCGGAGAGGAGGTAATCGCCGAGTCTGTCTCTCTTGTTTGACACTGATCAATTAGCAGACGCTTTCGCTAGCAAACGGTTACGttggtgaaaaaagaaacgcCTTGGTTAGGATTGCGTAACCCACTGGACCACAAATATCTTGTGGACAACCCGATTAGATTAAAACGTCCAAGTCCCGGTAGTGACGTCCAGTGGATAACATGAGGACATTAATTTTGGGATGTCCTCTTTAAgacatccttcggacatccacACGATTGAACTTCTGGCATCTAAACAAATACCAAACTTTAATCCTACGGATGTCTGAAGGATGTTTTCAACGCGGTTGTCCCATACCGGACATATGTGAGACCAATACACATCCAACACGTAGTACGGGGTCATATCATCCAATGTCTTGTCTCTTTCACGGTTGCCCTCTGCGCAGGCTCTTCCAAAAAGACATGTCATCCAGCAACATGAGGCTGCTGCACTCAGGATGAAACTTTCAATGCAGACGATAAATGGAGAAGCTGCAATGAACGACCGAAACTGCAGAAGCATATTGGGAGGAAACGTCACAAAGTGGTAGGCAGCTGGCGGGAACATCTGCGCATTATCAAGCATTACCACCTACCGCAAGGCATAACCGAATCAATCGTGTCCTAGGCTCCTATGCTCTCCGAACATGTCGATAAAGCCGAGTACTGCAACCTCTGAAACAGCTCAACCACTGTCGTAGAACAGAGTAGTGACCGCCTTTACCCATTCGAGTCACCTCTGTCAGTTGCATGCGCGATTTGCGCTGATTTACGCATAGTAGGTCACATGAGTTAACGCCGCTGTTTTATTGGATCTCTTGGCCCTTCTCTGTAGGCTCGGAATGCCTGAAGGTTGGTGCGCCCCGCGCATCAGTCTTGCCAAATTTGGAGATAtgtatagccaaattgggctacagcaaaaaaatttttggcgtcgacttgggcgTGTTCGCTATGTGggtatatttgggctactgaaaaccCGGGACTTGGCTTTCTTTCAACTTTAAATGCCGCACTAATACACGCTGTAGAGGTGGCTCTCATGAGTAGAAACAAATTTCGAAAGCTATGTTTTAGCTGGCTGAGCCGGCAGCGCtgccgtgtgtgtgtgcatgcgtgtgtgcaaCACGCTCCAGTGTGTTCATGACCATGGATTTTGGGTGAAACCTTCTCCACTTTTATTACGGTAAGCCTCTCTTTGCTGCCATTTGCCTGTTCCTGCGTGATGAATTTTGGTAGAGCTGACATTCGAGATTAATTTCGACAGAATGGGCTCAAGATCAGATTCTTCTCGGAGAGGAGAATTGAACCATGGGGAAGTCGGCAAAGTTTGCGAGAAACTATAAGAAAGAATGGGAGCAAGAGCCCGAGCTCAAAGATGGATCCTGGCGGTTTGTCAATAACGCCACAGATGCAGGTGATAATTGTGTTATTATCGAAACTTGTTTGCCACGATGACATCAGTCCATTTCGTAACGTGAACATCACCCACCGTACTATATACCTTAGCAGGTGAGTTGTCGCACTGCTGGCTCGAGGAAgcaggttcgattcccggccacggcggccgcatttctttgGACGTGAAATGCAGGAATCCCAGAGTACTTAGATTGAGGCGCACGTTCGAGAAACCCTGGTTGTCAAAATTGCGGCAGGTGGCAGGCCTCATAATAATATCATGGTTCAGGCACGGTAAACCCCAGAAATCGTTATTAAAATCACATGAACATGGTTTGACGTAGtacttctgcggaaacccgcaaggtcgagagaagtaattaataaagggaaaatcagacatccacccgttcgtagcaattgctacaaaggaaacccaaacgggttcctcgaaagaaaagcctcagagttgaagaaaaattcgtcctggtctcgaacgcgggaccaccgcctttccgggccagccgctctaccatctgagctaaccaggcggctagcagatggcagggcgaagtcgaattcgtcgacaacacacgaagcaaaggcaagtgtttgccgtagtagttctgcggaaacccgcaaggtggagagaagtaattaataaagggaaaatcagacatccacccgttcgtagcaattgctacaaaggaaacccatacggtttcctcgaaagaaaagccttagagttgaagaaaaattcgtcctggtccgggactcgaacccgggaccaccacctttccggggcagccgctctaccatctgagctaaccaggcggctagcaaatggcagggcgaagtcaaatttgtcgacaacacacgaaggaaaggcaagtgtttgacgtcgTAGTTCTGCGGAACTACTACGTTaaacgggtttcctttgtagccattgctacgaacgggtggatgtctgattttccctttattaatgaaCATGGTTTGCTTTTTGACAGTAACCGCTGTTTTTCGCAGGATTACAACTTATCAATTGGTCGTCTATATTTGGTCTTTGTGCGCCGTCGCGGCTTTTGCCATTTCGAGGGAGCTTGTTCCGGACGGTGCCCGTCGCCGAAAACGACTGTGCGCTTAGTGCCGTTCGCTTAGACTGATGCAGACAGTGAGCTGCATGTGGCCTCTCTGGGTTATTTAAACGCATGTTCTTGGCGTGCTAGAGACCTAACATGGCGGCTGTTGTAAATGGAAACGATATAGCGTGTGCCCCAGCTCACCCGGGCcaagttaactttttttttatttagaaatactgtcaaccctcagttGAGGGTCATAACAGGGAGGGATGTTACATATACGTTCATACAAGACAGCcagatacaaaagaaatatgcacatGCACTACAGTGTCCTACGGATACAATACAAGATACGATATACAGACTGTAAGACATGTATTCAGATGTTCAACCAGCTGCCGTACGCACACAAACAGAAAGGTGAAgagagatacagagagagagagagaaagaacaacaCAGGATGATGACACAAAGTGTGTCGTGCGCAAACTGGTGAATTTCTCGGTTACCATTCCGTAAGCAATTTGAGAAAACCGCATTCCTGATTACTTGCGCAGTCACCTAAGATCTTATGTGAAGTTGTACATGACGTTTCAAAACATCATGCCCAATTGTTTCGAGTACGCAACGTCTTAAGTTTTCCGCTTTACAACGCCATAGCGCAGAGCGCGAACTAGGGCGCGAAGTGAGCAGAACTCTCGGAAGGTGTAAATAAACTGATTCTTCCCGGTGCACTATATGGCGACGGTGATAAAGTGACAAGACAGCGATTCAAACGTCAGTTGCTGCTACGAACAAGGATCCGCACGACGCTAtgatagacagttttagcagaacgtttttgacggtccgctccgctctccCGTTCCCGCTCACAGttagcggagcggcgggcgaagaATCAGTTTTAGCGGAGCGCCCGGCTGCGTCGGGAAGGCAAGTATGGGCATGTGCTCGCCTGACGCGCCACCTTGCCGCAGAAGGTAAAACCGCTATAAACATAATACTCAAGTTGTAAAAATTgccgcaataaaataatatatttgGAATTACCCAAATGTCTGAAGGCATTTCACGCaatacattgcattttcattttttatttatatatataatccTTACATTAACAAAGCCGTTACGCTGTGTTGTAGCCAAGGCAAGGTCTTTTGCTCTTTCAGTACACCTAAAACGTGGTCACATGGTCCGGATAAACAAACGTGCACACAAGTGACAAACGTGTTCATCTCTGTTCACCTCTGACACGTCCGCTGTTCTCCCAGAGTTTCGGTGTATCGCACTGCTAGAGTACTGCAAGACATGACAACACGGCAGAGCATCTTGCAAGACCCGGTGCTACTCAATCAATTGAAATGGAAGGAACTAGAAGACATTTTGCTGTGTGAAGTTTTTGGTAGCACACGAAGAGACCCGCTTTCGGCCAACGGACTTCTGAACATGGATACCATGGACGCTGGTGTTTTCAGGTCTTATTTCCGGTTTGAAAAAAATGATATATCAAGGCTTCATAATGCCTTAAGGATGCCAGCTGTCATCACAACAGCTCAACGAGTGACTGTGCCAGGAGAGGAGAGTTTGTGTATTACGCTACGCCGGCTCTCGTACCCCAACAGGCTGTGCGATCTAGAGCACCTTTTTGGGAGACATTATTCAGTGATATCATCAGTGACAAATATCGTTCTTTCGCACATTGAAAGTAATTTCAAACACCTTTTGAAGGACGTGAACAGTCACTCCTGGCTTGACATCCCTACCTTGGAGGAATTTTCGCAGGTTGGTATCAGACATTTTGGTTCGTGCCcgtcattatttatttatatttttttcacaccTAAACTTTGCAGGCCGTGCATTCCAAAGGTGCACCCCTGGATAACTGTTGGGGATTCATCGACGGCACCGCGAGGGCTATCTGCCGCCCGTCGACAAATCAGAAGATGTTTTTTTCCGGGCACAAGCGCACCCATGCTGTGAAATACCAGTCGATCATGTGTCCAAACGGCATAATCTGCCAATTAAATGGACCGTACTTCGGCAGCCGACATGATGCAGGTGAGTTGATCCAACAGAGACGAGAGTTCCTATTCGCAAGTTGTTACTAGACGTGATCGACGCAGCCGTCATGTTCAGTTACATGCTCATTGGCATAAATGCATTCACAATATGTAGATCAAGGACGGTACATTTTCAGTAAGCAGCAATTAACGAAGGTTAGCAAAATAATACATGTGGTAAAGTACATAAGCAAGAACATCAACTTGTCGTGCAGCCTTGAAAAACCTTGTATTGCTCTTTCTGAAAGAGTTTCTGTAAAATATTTTTCTCGTGCCAGGAATGAGAATGCCCTGGATTACCTTGAGCTAAAATTCAACAGCTTTCAAGGCTCATATGTTTGTAACACATGTATTTCAAGAAGGTAATAATTATTCTAAGTAGGCAGACAAAAACAAGTATGTTTTCAAAAAATATCAAACTACTGTACGGCAACATTTTAAAATATAACTCTAAACTGTTTAGAAGGAAAGGGCACTGAAACAAATAATTTTTCATAATTTGTAGCAACTTGTGGCAGGGCAATGTTATTTGATAAAGCAAATGTAGCTATACAATGAGTGTGTATGAATGAATGCGTGataaaatgagaaaattgtagcaaTGCTGAATACTGAACGAAATTTAATTAGGGCTCTCATGAGAAAACCAGTTTATTTCCTAACgactgaagcaatatgaaaattaaattttttattaagaCCTGCGACGACTCCTGAGAACATTCTatggttaacttttttatttcaATCTTGCTTATCAGTAATTGTAAATTCAAAGCAAATACATTTTACAGGGTGTGCGACTGTCACATTTGTgtggagtaattagttttgttaaACAAAATTCTGAAAAGGTGCAAGCAGTGCAGGTTGTCTGCCACGTTGCACACGcagcaaggttcaagggtgcactgcaccATGTCAGCACCTCGCCTTGCACCCCATGCAATCGAGGACCCAATTGCAGGCGGCACAGCTGTACTGCAGAGTATAGGGACCTatgtgcagagaaacttggctgaatagGGATAGACCTGTAGGTTGGTTTACCTTGTGTACTTTGAGAGGGCACAGATAATAACATGCAACATATAAAGGTAGGTGATGCAACTGATAAAACAGTCTACTATTGCCTATTTTGTCTTGGTTGCAGCGGTTTTGGAAGATTGCATCATATTCTGAGTGCAAAAACCACTTTGTGATCTTGCAGGTATACTCCGAATAAGTAAGACCTATGAAAAACTAGAAAAGCTTGTCCAGGGCCACAGCTATTGCATCTATGGTGATCCTGCATATCCTCTGAGGCCACTTTTGCTGAAGCCCTACAGCGGAACATCTTCTAGTGGGCACCAGTTGCGTTTCAACAAGGAAATGAGCAAAGTGCGCCAAGCTGTTGAATGGGGTTTTGGCAAGATTGCAGGCTTATTTGCATTTGTTGACTTTCGCAAAAATCAAAAACTGTACCGCCAGAATTTGCCGCAAATGTACAAAGTAAGTGCTCTTCTGGCCAACTGTCACACCTGCCTCTATGGCTCACAGGTGTCCACTTACTTTGGTCTTGAGCCACCAGCCTTGGAAATGTACCTGAATTTGCGGTGAAATCACCTAGCCGAAAGGTGAGATGATGGGGTACGTGGTCGAATTCTGACTGACGTGCCCAGTCAAAATGCTCTGCTAGCAGCGTCGACTGCCGAGGATCTGAGGATTATATTCAGGCACCAGTTATATtcagactgggatacatagcgcaacaaAATATGACACAGAGACAagcagaacacaggacgagcgctgagcgctcgtcctgtgttctgcttgtctctgagcgctcgtcctgtgttctgctTGTCTCTGTGTCATATTttgttgcgctatgtatcccagtctgaATATAACTGGTGCCTGAATATAATCCTCAGATCCTCGGCAGTCGACGCTGCTAGCAGAGCATTTTGACTGGGCACGTCAGTCAGAATTCGACCACGTACCCCATCATCTCaccgctcgtcctgtgttctgctTGTCTCTGTGTCATATTttgttgcgctatgtatcccagtctgaatgtatcccaccaacacacCCAAACTTCTTCCCCACCAGTTATATGTCCAGCTGTggtgcagaagggcagcggattgggcaaGTTGgagttccatggtaacaataaaattcaaacagtgctagacgacaggaccagaaagaggaggagacaaacacagcgctgaacttacaactgatttatttgaagtaagaagtcaacatttatacatacaaaactgggcacgcatgcgcccggtcatacatcgatgatcagatacaaactccggacagccaacatacgcacgcgttgtacctgccttgcaatctaccctttatgcagcaatgccatttctttcgctgacaaggttaaagatgttttgctaacTATTACATTTTCTGatgatatggaatgcttcagtgacttctctggtagtcttgtcactatgaaaaaataacaattgtgtatcgtcaaagaaaggtacgcatttacaaatactgcaatgctttgccaggttagtgtcttttttgtccaatgaattggcatgctccattagtctaatattgatgcaacggcctgtctggcgTATGTAAGTTTgaccacaagataaaggaatttggtagacagcgcccttcttgcaactgatgtacttattgacatgatttaCCTTGCATGCAGCATACCGTTTAAAGCCTTCCTGCTTCCTCTGGAATGCTGCCCCTAATTTACCCAGCTTCATCGGAGCAGAAAAAACTACCCTCACACCATACTTGGCCCCTACCCTCTTAAAACGATGTGACAATGCGTGCTCATAAGGCATGACAACAACTTTTTTCCCCACATTTTCTTTGGGCTGTTCCGAACATTTCAGCGTTTTTATAATCTTATTAGCACCAGCCACAATTACAGAATCTGGAAAACCGCCCTCTCTGCATCTCTGGCCTTGGACCATCAGGCTACTGGACATTTGATGAGTACGCgattttttgacagccataccaatacATCCTGTTACAATTCCAAATTTAACAAGCTTAGAGTGACAAGACGCGTAGTTTACAAGAGGTTTTTCACTCCTGGGAGCGTATCGCCAGCATACATGGTTAGACAAAAAGGTCAAATTCAGATCTAAGAACTGCAGGTCGTTGCTGTGTGGGATCTCATGTGTGAAGCTCAGTCCAGACCCATGCTTAGAAAAAACATCGATTAAGTCAGGTACACATTCAGCACCCTTAGACCTAACTAAAATTAGGAAGTCGTTCACGCATCGAAC
Coding sequences within it:
- the LOC129382777 gene encoding uncharacterized protein, producing MTTRQSILQDPVLLNQLKWKELEDILLCEVFGSTRRDPLSANGLLNMDTMDAGVFRSYFRFEKNDISRLHNALRMPAVITTAQRVTVPGEESLCITLRRLSYPNRLCDLEHLFGRHYSVISSVTNIVLSHIESNFKHLLKDVNSHSWLDIPTLEEFSQAVHSKGAPLDNCWGFIDGTARAICRPSTNQKMFFSGHKRTHAVKYQSIMCPNGIICQLNGPYFGSRHDAGILRISKTYEKLEKLVQGHSYCIYGDPAYPLRPLLLKPYSGTSSSGHQLRFNKEMSKVRQAVEWGFGKIAGLFAFVDFRKNQKLYRQNLPQMYKVSALLANCHTCLYGSQVSTYFGLEPPALEMYLNLR